From the Halobacterium zhouii genome, the window TGTGACTCCCTCGCCGCGACGAGCGACGTACAGGTCGTCGGTGACGGGAACGTAGACGCAGCCGACCACCGGCCCGTCGTCGTCCGCGAGGCCGGTTTCATCGGCCTCGTCATTCCGTGGGCGGCCTCCGTCGCCCACGAGCACCGCGGCGGCCGTGGCGAACGACGGCAGTCCGGAGACGAAGTTGTTCGTACCATCCAGCGGGTCGACGACCCACTGGTAGTCGCCGCCTGTCGAAACGTCCCCTGACTCCTCGGCGTACACCGCGTGGTCCGGACAGGACTCCTCGATGACGGCCAACATCCGTTCCTCGGACGCGCGGTCTGCCGCCGCCTTCACGTCGTGTCGGGCGAACTCGGCGTCGACGTCCGCGTCGAACCGGTCACGGAGGTGGCGACCACCCGCGAGACACGCTCGAACCGCCGTGTCCTCTATCCTGGAGAGCATCGGCGGAAGCCGAACGACCACCGCCTAAGGCGTTCCGATTCGAGGGGAAAGGCGTTTGTTACCGGAACGTGACGCCATCCTATGAGCGAACTCGGGGATTTCGCCGACCACGGCACCGACGACGGTGCCGACGGCGACGGGAGTGCGACTGACGCCGACGAGCAGGCCGGCGACCACGTAGAGGAGCGTGACGACGGCGAAGAGTTCGACCGACCGGAACTGGCGGACGTCGGCGCAGACGACGGACTCGGCGCGCTCGCCGTCTCCGAGGGGTTACGCATCCACGAGGACGGCCAGGAGACCGCACTGAAGGCGTACGTCACCGCGAGCAATCGGTCCGCGGTCCGCCTCGGCAGCTATCTGGTCGCGCCCTACCCCGGCGGCGAGAAACTGTTCTGCCGCATCACCGGTCTCGAGTACGTACAGGCGTTCCAGAGCGACGACGCCACCGAGATCCACGCCCGCCGCGCGATGCGAAGCGACAGCGTCGACGAACGCGACTACAAGTTCCTCGCGGAACTCGACCCCGTCGCCGTCCTCTACTCTGACGGGGACGAATTGAAGCGCCGGATGCCCGACCGCGTCCCGAAACCCGAGACGGTCGTGCGCGCCGCCGACGACGCCACCGAGATCAAGACCGGGCTGAAGATCCCCGAGGAG encodes:
- a CDS encoding inositol monophosphatase family protein is translated as MLSRIEDTAVRACLAGGRHLRDRFDADVDAEFARHDVKAAADRASEERMLAVIEESCPDHAVYAEESGDVSTGGDYQWVVDPLDGTNNFVSGLPSFATAAAVLVGDGGRPRNDEADETGLADDDGPVVGCVYVPVTDDLYVARRGEGVTLNGEPVTADGGVPTAKATVGFVIGHDVKLDDRMDEAVTMQSALAGATKRVVESWSPCVHWGALARGRLDGMVCFYPDDEEQHVGELLAAEAGASIARPGDGVYVAATTESVRDDLLATIE